Proteins from one Suncus etruscus isolate mSunEtr1 chromosome 3, mSunEtr1.pri.cur, whole genome shotgun sequence genomic window:
- the PNMA1 gene encoding LOW QUALITY PROTEIN: paraneoplastic antigen Ma1 (The sequence of the model RefSeq protein was modified relative to this genomic sequence to represent the inferred CDS: inserted 2 bases in 2 codons; substituted 2 bases at 2 genomic stop codons): MALLEDWCRGMDVNPQRAPLVWGIPANCDDADIRENLQMAMPQVSFRVLGRMFWREQNAKAALLGPTGAVDYATXPPEMPGEGGVWKAVFKPPLQMMSFLERLHLFLAREGWMVQNFTRVLGFQKTCATPGSDRPARMLNYILDNVIQPLVXFIWYKKLTLFSKRDNPRPGEEILHPWLEYMHQVLEXDVSDVEKRRRLMESLRGPATDVIPILKTNKPSITTAECLKALEQVFGSVENSGDGQIRCLNTYQNPVEMLSAYVLRLEPLLQKVVEKGAIDKDDVNQARLEQVIGGAIRSGAIRRQLWLTGAAEKPAPNFFQLLVQIXEQEAKVEEEKAEALFLQLGLKGHLSPAQMGLFVQA; this comes from the exons ATGGCACTTCTGGAAGACTGGTGCAGGGGCATGGATGTGAACCCCCAGAGAGCTCCCCTGGTCTGGGGGATTCCTGCAAACTGTGACGATGCTGACATCCGAGAGAACCTCCAAATGGCCATGCCCCAAGTGTCCTTTAGAGTGCTTGGGAGAATGTTCTGGAGAGAACAGAATGCCAAGGCCGCCTTGTTAGGGCCCACGGGTGCTGTCGATTATGCCA CCCCCCCCGAGATGCCAGGGGAAGGAGGGGTCTGGAAGGCCGTCTTTAAGCCCCCACTTCAGATGatgagt TTTTTAGAAAGGTTGCATCTCTTTCTGGCAAGAGAGGGCTGGATGGTGCAAAATTTCACTCGAGTGCTAGGGTTCCAGAAAACCTGTGCAACCCCAGGCTCAGATAGGCCAGCCAGGATGCTAAACTACATTTTGGATAATGTCATTCAACCCCTAGTTTAGTTCATCTGGTACAAGAAGCTGACGCTGTTCTCCAAGAGGGACAACCCCAGGCCTGGGGAGGAGATCCTCCATCCTTGGTTGGAGTACATGCATCAAGTCCTAG AGGACGTGTCCGACGTGGAGAAGAGGCGGAGGCTGATGGAGAGTCTTCGTGGTCCAGCCACGGATGTCATCCCAATCTTGAAGACCAACAAGCCTTCGATAACCACGGCCGAATGCCTAAAAGCTCTTGAGCAAGTGTTTGGGAGCGTGGAGAACTCTGGGGATGGGCAGATCAGATGTCTTAACACTTACCAGAATCCTGTAGAAATGTTATCCGCTTATGTCCTTCGTCTGGAGCCCCTGCTGCAAAAGGTGGTGGAGAAGGGGGCCATAGATAAAGACGACGTGAACCAAGCCCGCCTGGAGCAGGTCATTGGTGGGGCCATCAGAAGTGGAGCCATCCGAAGGCAGCTGTGGTTGACAGGGGCTGCAGAAAAACCAGCCCCTAACTTCTTCCAGTTGCTGGTGCAGATTTGAGAGCAAGAAGCTAAAGTCGAGGAAGAGAAGGCTGAGGCCTTGTTTCTGCAATTAGGCCTGAAGGGACACTTGAGTCCTGCACAAATGGGGCTTTTTGTACAGGCTTAA